In Amphiprion ocellaris isolate individual 3 ecotype Okinawa chromosome 5, ASM2253959v1, whole genome shotgun sequence, the genomic stretch GTGTTTTGTAAATGGAAATTAGGGCGACATTAATGTTTCTATATTAAGTTCAACCAACCAACCTGCACACAATGTGGCTGGTAGGTTCAAAGCTACTTAAAAAAGGGTTCAGAGCAGGATGGGGACAAGCAGCTCATGCTTAAGTCTACACATGCAGCGTTACCACCCCTTACCTTTAAGAAAGAGCTCCTTAGCAACCGCCTCAGCTTTATTTTGCTCCATATCGACCACGGCCACCTTCGCTCCAGCCTCACCCAGCGCATGAGCGAATGCCCGGCCTATGCCCTGTCCAGCCCCCGTCACGTAAGCTACCTTCCCATCAAGACGCATCCGATCCAGGATGGAGCGCCCTTTGACACCGTGGAAAACCTCATCATCTGTTATTTCACACTGATAAATAACAAGCAGACACGATCAATGAGGACGGTGCTGCTACTAAACGAAGATATGATAACAGCCGTCATCGATTGAGGTCTACAATACCTGAGTTCGTGAGCTCTCGGTGGCCGCAGGAACCCGACGGATGATACTGATGCCATCTCTGAGAGGAACGATGACCTATCAAACAAGGAGGGCACCGTTAGAATTAAAGAGGAGTAAGAATTTACTGTAGCACTTAAAGGCTTTGAAACTTACCTGCTCGACTCGCGGATCATTAGAGACAAAATGGTTGAACTCTCGAAGCGCCAGTCCGTTCCTATCTGTTGTGTCTTCAAGATAAACCTTTGCTTTGAACAGCGAGTTATCTACACATATGACCCCTTGTATTCTCAGCAAGTTGTTGTCCAGGATGAAGTTGTAGTAGTTGATGTAATTATCCTTATCGGCATCGATGAAGACCATGTCAAACTGCTCACCTGCAGCTGCTAACTCCTGTAAGGAACATAATGTAATTACAAAACAAACCCTGTGCCCCACAGTGACTTGACTTGTTCAGTTCAAAGCAACTGACACCATGCAAAGTATAAAGACGTGAAGAAGAGGTGCTAATTAAGTGCATTCTTGGTTTACAGTTTACTTCATCTTCTAAAGGATTTTTCAAAGGTTTGCAATTCTTCTCTGACAGTTAAGCAATTTTTTCTCACCTTCAGGGTGTCCATGGCAGATCCAGTCTTGACGGTGATCTTCTTGCCATGTGGAGACTTGTCAAAAATGGGCTGAGCAAACTCCCTAAGGTATGGCTCTAACTCACAGGCCACTAAGCAGCCATCCTCGGGGAGCCCTTCAGCCATGGACAGAGCTCCGTAGCCGGTGAACATCCCGATCTCTAGCACCCTCTTGGCTTGACTCATGTGGATCAACATCTTCAGGGTCTGACCTgccagaaagaaaacagaaaacaggtgaAGCCATGGATACAGTGGACATTACCAGCACACACGTTAATGTCCCACCTTCAACATGTCCAGTGATGCACTCTTTGGGAAGCCGGAACATCGTCTTTCCCTCCTTGTGCACCTGATCCCAGTCATGAGTGACAGTCTTTCTGCATTAAAGtatgaatgaaaacatgaacttCACAAAGTTAGCTTTTTAAACTCTGAACAATCACGTGTAGGAAGTGAGACGTACTTATAAAGCTCTGCTAGAGGTTCACTCTCCTGGGTGGTCATTTTCTCCAGGTAGTCATCCAGGCCGCTGGCGATGTCCAGAGCCTTCTGCAGGTAACTCGTCAACTCTTTGGGAACATCACCTCGTGCTGCAGCTACGTTCTTGGCTTTTGATAGTAGATCCACAATGATCTCCACTGGGGTGTCGGGAACTGAGGGAATGACATATGTGATTTAGTAATCATTCGTTATCTCTGCTGCTCAGTCCTGCCCTGGACCAAATGATGCTGGGCTACAACTGGAAAATTATGTTCGTTATGCAATTATCTGCAGTTattcttttaattatttgatcggccaataaaaatgtcagactgtgaagattaaaaatgtacaaattaatTACTAGATCAGTCTAAAAAAAGGTCTCAGAAAATAGTGTAAATGCCTGATAGAAAAGGTGGGAGAAAAAAGGCATATTCTGccatttttgcatgaaaaatattaaaatattgtcatatattgtgtgtgtgtgtgtgtgtgtgtgtgtgtgtgtgtgtgtgtgtatatatatgtgtgtgtgtgtatatacatgtgtgtgtgtgtgtgtgtgtgtgtgtgtgtgtgtgtgtgtgtgtgtgtgtgtgtgtatatatatatatatatagagagagagagagagagaaagagagaaagagagagagagagagagaggcaacttttctaaaattttcaaatttcaaattatcaaaaaatgtgCAGAGTAATTTCCACTTGGTGtgaattaagaaaaaaagttaaatatattGTGCATGAACTATTTAGATATACTTTTAACAtaataaaagtacattttaaggTACTTTTGTTGCACTTATGTTAATCCAACTTTATTCCAGAATACTGCAGTCATTACTCCACTTCATATATCAAACAGACACACTGTGAagattaaaaatgcacaaattaatTACTTGATCTGATATAATTTATATTTCCATGTATGATCACACtgaacatcaaaaatctgggagaagaaaagcaaatttgaaaagttttgcatgaaaaatggcAGACATTATTAATCaatcatcaaaaaatatttgcataataATTTCCACTAAGTGTGAATTaccaaagacattttaaataaactacTCAAAACAGACTCATAATATAAGTGCATTTTAAGGTAATTTTGTTGCACTTTTCTTCAATTTTATTCCAGAAGGAAGTACTGTACTGCAGTTCACATATTAGACACACCGTGaagattaaaaatgtacaaattagataaattcaataaattaaataaatttgatCTGACATGATTTATACATCCATATATTATCACAATGGACACCTAGAAACTGgcagaaaaaaagtaaatttccaaatttttggatgaaaaaatgacagacaTTAATAATCACACCCCAAAATCTCAATAATCAGATCTCAAAATATTTGCAGAATAATTTTCATTAGGGCAATCTACCACAGAAAgttcaaaatattttatataaactATTCAAAAGAGACTTTCAACGTaataaaagtgcatttataGGTCACTTTGTTGTAGTTGTTACTCCACTACTCATATTAAACAGGCAGAAGATTAGAGCTGTATCGATTATGCAGCTATCGATTAAGTGGACCCTGATGCATGGCTACTCTTCTGCCAGCAGCAACACGTTTCG encodes the following:
- the zgc:113054 gene encoding uncharacterized protein zgc:113054; this encodes MSSDKVPDTPVEIIVDLLSKAKNVAAARGDVPKELTSYLQKALDIASGLDDYLEKMTTQESEPLAELYKKTVTHDWDQVHKEGKTMFRLPKECITGHVEGQTLKMLIHMSQAKRVLEIGMFTGYGALSMAEGLPEDGCLVACELEPYLREFAQPIFDKSPHGKKITVKTGSAMDTLKELAAAGEQFDMVFIDADKDNYINYYNFILDNNLLRIQGVICVDNSLFKAKVYLEDTTDRNGLALREFNHFVSNDPRVEQVIVPLRDGISIIRRVPAATESSRTQCEITDDEVFHGVKGRSILDRMRLDGKVAYVTGAGQGIGRAFAHALGEAGAKVAVVDMEQNKAEAVAKELFLKGINTISIKADISKSEDVQRMIDTIVSKWGALHIACNNAGINMNSASEDTSLEEWDQTFNVNLRGTFMCCQAAGRVMLKQGYGKIINTASMASLIVPHPQKQLSYNTSKAGVVKLTQTLGTEWIDRGVRVNCISPGIVDTPLIHSESLRPLVQRWLSDIPAGRLAQVTDLQAAVVYLASDASDYMTGHNLVIEGGQSLW